A window from Staphylococcus succinus encodes these proteins:
- the ureC gene encoding urease subunit alpha, with protein MSFKMTQSQYTSLYGPTVGDSVRLGDTNLFARVEKDYATYGDEAAFGGGKSIRDGMAQNPNVTRDDKKVADLVITNAMIIDYNKVIKADIGVKNGYIMKIGKAGNPDIMDNVDIIIGATTDVISAEGKIITAGGIDTHVHFINPEQSQVALESGVTTHIGGGTGASEGSKATTVTPGPWHLHRMLEAAESLPLNIGFTAKGQAVNHTALVEQIHAGAIGLKVHEDWGATPSALNHALSVADEYDIQIALHADTLNEAGFMEETMAAVKDRVLHMYHTEGAGGGHAPDLIKSAAYSNILPSSTNPTLPYTINTVDEHLDMVMITHHLNAAIPEDIAFADSRIRKETIAAEDVLQDMGVFSMVSSDSQAMGRVGEVITRTWQVAHRMKEQRGPLDGDGEYNDNTRIKRYIAKYTINPAITHGISEYVGSIDEGKLADIIMWDSAFFGVKPDVIIKGGLINTAINGDANGSIPTSEPLKYRKMYGQLGGNMQSTSMTFVSTTAYDNDIGQLLGLKRKLRPVHNIRKLSKADMKNNNATPKIEVDPQTYEVFVDGKKITSEPATELPLTQRYFLF; from the coding sequence ATGAGTTTTAAAATGACGCAATCACAATATACGAGTCTTTATGGTCCAACTGTTGGTGATTCCGTTAGACTTGGTGATACAAATTTATTTGCTAGAGTTGAAAAAGATTATGCTACGTACGGAGACGAAGCAGCATTTGGTGGCGGCAAATCTATTCGAGACGGGATGGCCCAAAACCCTAACGTGACACGTGATGACAAGAAAGTTGCAGATTTAGTCATTACAAATGCAATGATTATTGACTATAACAAAGTCATCAAAGCGGATATTGGCGTAAAAAATGGATATATCATGAAAATTGGTAAAGCTGGCAACCCAGATATTATGGATAATGTCGATATCATTATTGGTGCTACAACAGATGTTATTTCTGCTGAAGGGAAAATCATCACTGCTGGTGGTATTGATACACATGTCCATTTTATAAATCCAGAACAATCCCAAGTAGCTCTTGAAAGTGGCGTTACAACGCATATCGGTGGCGGTACAGGTGCTTCAGAAGGTTCAAAAGCAACAACTGTAACGCCTGGTCCATGGCATCTCCATCGTATGCTAGAAGCAGCCGAATCCTTACCTTTAAATATTGGATTTACCGCCAAGGGACAAGCTGTAAACCATACTGCTTTAGTAGAGCAAATCCATGCAGGTGCTATAGGGTTAAAAGTACATGAGGATTGGGGCGCAACGCCTTCTGCTTTAAATCATGCATTAAGTGTAGCGGATGAATATGATATTCAAATCGCATTACATGCCGATACATTGAATGAAGCTGGTTTTATGGAAGAAACTATGGCTGCTGTGAAAGACCGCGTACTACACATGTATCATACTGAAGGTGCTGGGGGAGGTCATGCTCCTGATTTAATAAAATCAGCTGCTTACAGTAATATTCTCCCTTCATCTACTAATCCAACACTCCCTTATACGATTAATACAGTGGATGAACATCTAGATATGGTAATGATTACACATCATTTAAATGCTGCAATTCCTGAAGATATCGCCTTTGCTGATTCTCGTATTCGCAAAGAAACGATTGCTGCAGAAGATGTCCTACAAGATATGGGCGTATTCAGCATGGTAAGTTCCGATTCCCAAGCTATGGGACGCGTCGGGGAAGTAATTACGCGTACTTGGCAAGTTGCTCATCGTATGAAAGAACAGCGTGGACCGTTAGATGGTGATGGTGAATATAATGATAATACACGTATCAAGCGTTATATCGCTAAATATACAATTAATCCTGCAATTACACATGGCATTTCAGAATATGTTGGTTCCATAGATGAAGGCAAACTTGCAGATATTATCATGTGGGATTCAGCATTTTTTGGAGTAAAACCAGATGTCATCATTAAAGGTGGCTTAATAAATACCGCTATAAATGGTGATGCTAACGGCTCTATTCCTACTTCTGAACCACTTAAGTACCGTAAAATGTATGGTCAATTAGGTGGTAATATGCAAAGTACGTCTATGACTTTTGTATCTACAACTGCCTATGATAATGATATTGGTCAATTACTAGGACTCAAACGTAAACTAAGACCTGTGCATAATATACGTAAACTGAGCAAAGCCGATATGAAAAATAATAATGCAACACCCAAAATAGAAGTTGATCCACAAACATATGAAGTGTTCGTAGATGGTAAAAAAATCACGAGTGAACCAGCTACAGAACTTCCACTAACACAACGTTATTTCTTATTCTAG
- the nikA gene encoding nickel ABC transporter substrate-binding protein has translation MKKMLALLATSAVVLAGCSSSGDSSKGKTLNVELPLKTTSIAPYNTDVLVKVGAAESLFKATAEGKVQKLLVKSYHQTSPTQLELTLRDDIKFQNGKKVTGKAVKSSIEESIKKSDLVKGSLPIKAITTKGQQVTITTKAPYPELVSELASPFSAIYDTKADGNINKKPVGTGPYKIKDYQQSQSIKLDRNDDYWQGKPKLDHIKVTYQEDGNARTSDLDSGKADVITDVPVEKVTTLKNSENSKVSTVSGFRTGLLMYNHKSDKMTKPVREALDKVINRDSIARNVAKGYATPATGPFNTKLDFINNQDIQTQDIAKAKALMKAEGYTKSHPLKLTVSTYNGRPELPKMAQVIQSDAKKANIDITLRNVDDIDGYLKDKKQWDASLYSFGTIPRGDTGYFFNQAYKSEGAINAGSYSNKRVTALINRFNTTVNKDERNRLTNEIIDITNKDLANSYITYNDNIVGLSKNVENLKAAPEGIYLIDYKVNKKQ, from the coding sequence ATGAAAAAAATGCTTGCACTTTTAGCGACTTCTGCAGTTGTTTTAGCAGGATGTAGTAGCTCAGGGGATTCATCTAAAGGAAAAACATTGAATGTTGAATTGCCTTTGAAAACAACATCAATTGCTCCATATAATACAGATGTGCTAGTGAAAGTTGGCGCTGCAGAATCTTTATTTAAAGCTACAGCTGAAGGTAAAGTTCAAAAGTTATTAGTTAAGTCTTATCATCAAACTTCACCAACGCAATTAGAATTAACGTTAAGGGATGATATTAAATTCCAAAATGGTAAAAAAGTTACTGGTAAAGCAGTGAAATCAAGCATAGAAGAGAGTATTAAAAAAAGCGATTTGGTTAAAGGGTCACTCCCGATTAAAGCGATTACAACAAAGGGGCAACAGGTGACGATAACAACCAAAGCACCATATCCAGAATTGGTGTCAGAGTTAGCGAGTCCTTTTTCTGCAATTTATGATACGAAAGCCGATGGGAATATCAACAAGAAACCGGTTGGAACTGGACCATATAAAATAAAGGATTATCAACAGTCTCAGAGTATTAAATTAGATCGTAATGATGATTATTGGCAAGGCAAGCCTAAGTTAGATCATATTAAAGTAACTTATCAAGAAGATGGTAATGCACGTACAAGTGATTTAGATTCAGGTAAAGCAGATGTCATTACTGATGTACCAGTTGAAAAAGTGACAACATTAAAAAACAGTGAGAATTCAAAAGTTTCAACTGTTTCTGGATTTAGGACTGGCCTACTTATGTATAATCATAAAAGTGATAAAATGACGAAACCTGTTCGAGAAGCACTTGATAAAGTTATAAATCGTGATAGTATCGCCCGAAATGTGGCTAAAGGCTATGCCACACCAGCAACTGGGCCGTTTAATACGAAATTAGATTTTATAAACAATCAAGATATACAAACACAAGATATAGCTAAAGCGAAAGCGTTAATGAAAGCAGAAGGATATACAAAGTCACATCCATTGAAACTAACAGTTTCTACATATAATGGACGTCCAGAGCTACCTAAAATGGCACAGGTAATTCAATCGGATGCTAAAAAAGCTAATATAGATATCACTTTAAGAAATGTAGATGACATTGACGGTTATTTAAAAGATAAAAAACAATGGGACGCTTCACTTTATAGCTTCGGCACAATTCCAAGAGGGGATACAGGATACTTCTTTAATCAAGCTTATAAAAGTGAAGGGGCTATTAATGCTGGCAGTTATAGTAATAAAAGAGTAACTGCACTAATTAATCGCTTTAATACTACAGTGAATAAAGATGAACGCAACCGACTAACAAATGAAATCATAGATATTACAAATAAAGATTTAGCAAATAGTTACATTACCTACAATGATAATATCGTTGGTTTAAGTAAAAACGTAGAAAATTTAAAAGCTGCACCAGAGGGTATTTATCTTATCGATTATAAGGTTAATAAAAAACAATGA
- a CDS encoding urease subunit gamma: MHFTQREQDKLMLVVAADLARRRQQRGLKLNYPEAVAIISFELLEGARDGKTVAELMSYGRQILGEDDVMEGVADMLTDLEIEATFPDGTKLITVHHPIV; the protein is encoded by the coding sequence GTGCATTTCACACAACGTGAACAAGATAAATTGATGTTAGTCGTAGCTGCTGATTTAGCGCGCAGACGGCAACAAAGAGGGCTAAAATTAAATTATCCTGAAGCCGTAGCAATTATTAGTTTTGAATTGCTAGAAGGCGCAAGAGACGGAAAAACTGTTGCAGAGCTTATGAGTTATGGCAGACAAATATTAGGTGAAGATGATGTAATGGAAGGTGTTGCTGATATGTTAACCGACTTAGAGATTGAAGCCACTTTCCCTGATGGGACGAAATTAATTACAGTTCATCACCCTATTGTATAA
- the nikB gene encoding nickel ABC transporter permease yields MLKNILSRIGQMIIVLFVLSTITFILMKLTPGDPVNKILHLDVANVSNDQIKATKEKLGLNQPILIQYIQWLGQIIRLNFGKSYQTGEPVINELIYYTPTTLIIALCTIILVFIVAVPLGIIAAKYYHTWIDTIIRTVTSFTVSMPSFFLGTMLIYIFSQKFGLLPSSGVDSIAGYILPITSLSIGMSAYYVRLMRSSLVELYQSKEVKASRLRGMSERYILWEDLFKPAIIPIITVLGMSIGSLIGGTVVIENLFGIPGVGRFLVDSIRARDYPVVQGAVIMIGCFVVLANTLGDLLLLWIDPKRRYMNLKHKNNGDGQGGAPL; encoded by the coding sequence ATATTAAAAAATATATTATCTAGAATTGGACAAATGATCATTGTATTATTTGTCCTTTCTACAATCACATTTATTTTAATGAAACTTACGCCTGGAGACCCTGTTAATAAAATATTGCATCTAGATGTAGCAAATGTATCTAATGATCAAATCAAAGCAACAAAAGAAAAATTAGGGTTAAACCAACCTATATTAATACAATATATCCAATGGTTGGGACAAATTATAAGATTGAATTTTGGTAAGAGCTACCAAACAGGCGAGCCAGTGATTAACGAACTGATATATTATACACCTACAACATTAATAATTGCTTTATGTACAATCATCTTGGTATTCATAGTAGCTGTCCCTTTAGGAATAATCGCAGCTAAATATTACCATACATGGATAGACACAATTATACGAACGGTGACCTCTTTCACGGTGAGTATGCCATCATTTTTCTTAGGAACGATGCTAATATATATTTTTTCACAAAAATTTGGTTTATTACCTTCTTCTGGAGTTGACTCTATTGCAGGTTACATCCTTCCGATAACTTCGCTTAGTATCGGTATGAGTGCTTATTATGTAAGACTCATGCGTTCGAGCTTAGTTGAACTATACCAGTCTAAAGAAGTGAAAGCTTCAAGGTTGAGAGGTATGTCAGAACGTTATATATTATGGGAAGATTTATTTAAACCTGCCATTATACCTATAATTACTGTACTTGGAATGTCTATAGGAAGTCTTATCGGCGGCACTGTTGTGATTGAAAACCTCTTTGGAATTCCAGGTGTTGGTCGATTCCTTGTAGACAGTATTAGAGCGAGAGATTATCCTGTCGTACAAGGTGCAGTCATTATGATTGGTTGCTTTGTAGTGCTCGCTAATACATTAGGTGACTTATTATTATTGTGGATAGATCCTAAAAGACGTTACATGAATTTGAAACATAAAAATAATGGCGATGGTCAAGGTGGTGCCCCATTATGA
- a CDS encoding urease subunit beta translates to MKPGEIIVKRTEIEVNKGLDATIIDVKNTGDRPIQVGSHYHFFEVNPALHFNREKAYGKRLDIPAGAAVRFEPGDEKEIQLVEYTGKRKIFGFHGAVDGPIDDTRVYKPNKDDTNIIVNQKAKRSSTNVNKESGNNDEF, encoded by the coding sequence ATGAAACCTGGTGAAATTATTGTAAAACGTACTGAAATTGAAGTGAATAAAGGGCTTGATGCAACGATTATAGACGTTAAAAATACTGGTGATCGACCTATTCAAGTTGGTTCACATTATCACTTTTTCGAAGTTAACCCTGCGCTTCATTTCAATCGTGAAAAAGCTTATGGCAAACGTCTAGACATTCCTGCAGGTGCAGCTGTTCGTTTCGAACCAGGAGACGAAAAAGAAATTCAGCTTGTGGAATATACTGGGAAACGTAAAATTTTTGGATTCCATGGTGCCGTTGACGGACCCATAGATGATACACGTGTCTACAAACCAAATAAAGACGACACAAATATTATAGTGAACCAAAAAGCTAAGCGATCTAGTACTAATGTCAATAAAGAAAGTGGGAATAACGATGAGTTTTAA
- the ureE gene encoding urease accessory protein UreE, whose translation MIIEEIVGNVANLSDSEKGKHIEKVYLENSDLVKRIQRVTTDHGNEIGIRLKQPIDLQYGDILYKDETNMIIVDVNTEDLLVIQPRTLKEMGDIAHQLGNRHLPAQFTENEMLVQYDYLVETLLKDLGIPYSHEDRKVNQAFRHIGHSHD comes from the coding sequence ATGATCATCGAAGAAATTGTAGGCAACGTCGCGAATCTATCCGATAGCGAAAAAGGCAAACATATTGAGAAAGTCTATCTTGAAAATTCAGATTTGGTTAAACGTATTCAACGTGTAACTACAGATCATGGAAATGAAATCGGTATACGTTTAAAACAACCTATCGATCTTCAATATGGCGATATTTTATATAAAGATGAGACCAATATGATTATCGTTGACGTTAATACCGAAGATTTACTTGTCATTCAACCACGCACCCTAAAAGAAATGGGTGATATCGCACATCAACTTGGCAATCGACACTTGCCAGCACAATTCACTGAAAATGAAATGCTTGTTCAATATGATTATTTAGTAGAAACTTTACTTAAAGATTTAGGCATCCCTTACAGTCATGAAGACCGTAAAGTGAATCAAGCATTTAGACATATAGGACATTCACATGATTAA
- the yut gene encoding urea transporter — MNAMQIVLKNIAQVLLLNHAWTGLFILVGLFIGNWKVGLMALIASVISLLLAKRTNYSEQEINMGLAGFNPVLTAIALTLFLVPKWYSIIIILVAIVITMPIGAAFRVFLKPFGVPMLTMPYVFVSWMILLMSFQFKFVNADVNILPDTVQEIKFSSHSIHFINAFLSGFSEIFLLKSILAGISILIGIFIASRKAGVFAMIANVIGFAAVIVLGANHDQINDGLFGYNVILTVLALGINFNTKISRYISIILGILLTVILHASMTTLLTPFGLPVFTLPFIIATWIMLFAGNQREEKWQR, encoded by the coding sequence GTGAATGCAATGCAGATTGTATTGAAGAATATTGCACAGGTTTTGCTGTTAAATCATGCATGGACGGGATTGTTTATATTAGTTGGTTTGTTTATAGGTAATTGGAAAGTAGGACTCATGGCTTTAATTGCCAGTGTCATTTCATTATTGCTAGCTAAAAGAACAAATTATTCAGAACAAGAAATCAATATGGGATTGGCAGGATTTAATCCTGTATTAACTGCAATTGCTTTAACACTTTTTTTAGTTCCTAAATGGTATAGCATCATCATTATATTAGTAGCTATAGTTATAACAATGCCAATTGGGGCAGCGTTTAGAGTTTTTTTAAAGCCGTTTGGTGTGCCCATGCTAACGATGCCATATGTATTTGTAAGTTGGATGATTTTATTAATGTCATTTCAATTTAAATTTGTAAATGCAGATGTCAATATTTTACCTGACACTGTACAAGAGATTAAATTTTCGAGCCATAGTATACATTTTATAAATGCTTTTTTATCAGGCTTTAGTGAAATATTTTTATTGAAAAGTATACTAGCAGGTATATCAATTCTAATAGGTATATTCATTGCTTCTAGAAAAGCGGGAGTATTTGCCATGATTGCTAATGTCATTGGTTTTGCAGCGGTAATAGTATTAGGTGCTAATCACGATCAAATAAATGATGGATTGTTTGGTTATAATGTCATACTTACTGTGCTAGCATTGGGTATAAACTTTAATACGAAAATTTCGCGTTATATAAGTATCATTTTAGGTATTTTACTAACGGTTATTTTACATGCTAGTATGACGACGCTATTAACACCTTTTGGGTTGCCAGTATTTACGCTCCCATTTATTATAGCGACTTGGATTATGCTTTTTGCAGGTAACCAAAGAGAAGAGAAATGGCAACGCTAG